A genomic stretch from Diprion similis isolate iyDipSimi1 chromosome 1, iyDipSimi1.1, whole genome shotgun sequence includes:
- the LOC124408502 gene encoding E3 ubiquitin-protein ligase RNF181-like, translated as MSDYFEEMGWTPLRDGEAPNHFLHMARLLRDFGMWEELGQGQRLAPPASKEAISNLKDVKLDENAHQCPVCLKAFDAASSIKSMPCRHSFHNECITPWLEKTNSCPLCRYELPTDDEDYELYKKEKKRAVQREEDVKSLHNSMFS; from the exons ATGTCAGACTACTTTGAGGAAATGGGTTGGACACCTTTGAGAGATGGAGAAGCGCCAAATCATTTTTTGCACATGGCGCGATTGTTGAGAGATTTTGGAATGTGGGAAGAGCTGGGACAAGGACAGCGACTGGCTCCTCCGGCTTCGAAAGAGGCAATTTCCAATCTGAAGGATGTTAAACTCGACGAAAATGCCCATCAGTGTCCCGTGTGCTTAAAAGCTTTCGACGCTGCTAGTTCAATTAAATCAATGCCATGCCGTCACTCGTTTCATAACGAATGCATTACACCGTGGTTAGAAAAG ACCAATTCCTGTCCGTTGTGTAGATACGAACTGCCTACAGATGATGAAGATTATGAACTGtataaaaaggagaagaaacgtGCCGTGCAACGCGAAGAGGATGTTAAGTCTTTGCATAATTCAATGTTTTCTTAA
- the LOC124409189 gene encoding tektin-4-like, translating into MSESNNCCAARDLDANAAKSHMDESLKPTEPLIQQVIDTPSGDGITDTNMRVPEGCPRIDPCPATAAIQTQKCETEKGDGDKIALERAKNTPPGPLGPVPIGQGENVPLEYWTPLGGLTGTRPAVENFSLSRFSPNEWSEHNKKLSAACHDGIQVATTAGFNALCSISRAYAEADRNQMDNNIRLSVRAGTIHRWKVELERMIAEIVEEIDLVQEVRRRTMRAKSVLQVVENIGKDVMRVRCFRMDNDLVRDQVSEEVIKELSLCDEIRDVYIRLLDQIKMQIEELITAKRRVEFDWSEKKEAYEIETESRGLGSQSDTILWKTGSVRTPPDQSSPSGYEYSTKQVLAEGHIAKQRSSTLRVNVDAMIEKAVQDLRDQADRVDLTLTQQIQLHEQALRRLEAELYKDLQQISDTETLIDGMRDASKKLDGAMKCAQTRLDKRLLRHGVENCRDVPQFGLIEEVKSLSESVSATLGQLKRAEDSTSSLIQSRRDIEKEMVVKRKSLYVDRERCQLLRTFYPSSQALSGN; encoded by the exons ATGTCTGAATCCAATAACTGCTGTGCAGCAAGAGACTTAGATGCAAATGCAGCCAAATCACATATGGACGAGTCCTTAAAGCCCACAGAACCACTTATTCAGCAGGTGATAGATACTCCTAGTGGCGATGGCATTACGGACACCAACATGCGTGTACCAGAAGGTTGTCCTAGGATAGATCCGTGCCCTGCAACAGCAGCAATTCAAACT CAGAAATGTGAGACGGAAAAAGGTGATGGAGACAAAATTGCTCTAGAACGAGCGAAAAACACTCCACCAGGTCCTTTGGGCCCGGTACCAATAGGACAAGGAGAAAATGTTCCCTTGGAGTATTGGACGCCTTTGGGGGGTCTAACAGGAACTCGTCCGGCAGTCGAAAACTTTTCCTTATCACGATTCAGTCCCAATGAATGGAGTGAACACAATAAAAAACTTTCTGCTGCTTGTCATGATGGGATTCAAGTGGCGAC GACGGCAGGATTTAATGCTCTCTGTAGCATATCGAGAGCCTATGCCGAAGCTGATAGAAATCAAATGGACAATAACATACGTCTCAGCGTGAGGGCTGGTACAATCCATCGATGGAAAGTAGAGCTTGAACGTATGATAGCAGAAATCGTTGAAGAAATCGACTTAGTACAAGAAGTAAGGAGAAGAACGATGCGAGCAAAGTCTGTATTGCAGGTAGTGGAAAATATTGGCAAAGACGTGATGCGCGTACGATGTTTTCGCATGGATAACGACCTCGTTCGTGATCAGGTTTCAGAAGAAGTGATCAAA GAATTATCATTGTGCGATGAAATTAGAGATGTGTACATAAGGTTATTagatcaaataaaaatgcaaatcgAAGAATTAATAACTGCAAAGCGGCGAGTGGAGTTTGACTGGtcggaaaaaaaggaagctTACGAAATAGAAACGGAATCAAGGGGACTAGGCAGCCAGTCTGATACTATTCTTTGGAAAACCGGATCAGTCAGAACCCCACCGGA TCAATCATCGCCATCAGGCTACGAATATTCAACAAAGCAAGTACTTGCCGAAGGACACATTGCAAAGCAAAGGTCAAGCACACTGCGAGTGAACGTCGATGCAATGATCGAAAAAGCAGTTCAGGATCTTCGTGATCAGGCGGACCGCGTGGATCTTACATTGACACAGCAAATTCAGCTACACGAGCAAGCCTTGAGGCGGTTGGAGGCGGAATTGTACAAA GACTTGCAGCAAATCTCGGACACAGAAACTCTGATCGATGGGATGCGCGATgcatcaaaaaaattggatggTGCAATGAAGTGTGCCCAGACACGGCTAGACAAAAGATTACTTCGTCATGGTGTTGAAAATTGTCGTGACGTTCCTCAGTTTGG GCTTATTGAAGAGGTGAAATCACTTTCCGAGAGCGTGTCTGCTACTTTGGGACAGTTGAAGCGAGCAGAGGATTCGACCAGCAGTTTGATACAGTCAAGACGAGacatagaaaaagaaatggtCGTAAAACGAAAATCACTTTACGTTGATCGTGAACGGTGTCAATTGCTTCGGACCTTTTATCCTTCATCTCAAGCTCTTTCCGGTAATTGA
- the LOC124408473 gene encoding tektin-4-like: MMDFLKGESGGDGERPPLYFPQPEDSVPAKSDGEMGTMGPWATGRTVFTPQGGITGLRPICDRYSITQFSPGEWRSHNQTFFQQSNKMIHDAQLSAYNGKNSIQRVFKESDGQQQENKERLMKRAGEVFKWKSELERELQLMAEEIDLLEVEYRRVKASLSVLTIPESIAGEFLQLRATRLEPDLVRDDVDAELIKELGLCTEIRELLGRTKEQIERQALELKAAKTRVEFDWTDKKDAYEIDAQCIGLANDSPLILWKAGAARIPGEQSTPAGYEHMTREALAQAETTRQKSATLRSTLDSIYVNSVRDLRTQADRVDAALAQKVTVTQQCCERLEKELLRCLYEISKVEDSIQNLKDSTRNLDNTLKVAQSRLDNRLLRRNVESCRDVPQFGLIEEVKTLGENITMMKGQIERAEQSQMGLVKARGDLEREIIVKRKSLYMDRDRGQLLRSFYPSAVALSGHS; the protein is encoded by the exons ATGATGGATTTCCTGAAAGGTGAGAGTGGCGGTGATGGCGAAAGACCACCTCTTTACTTTCCGCAACCCGAAGATTCTGTGCCAGCGAAATCAGACGGCGAAATGGGCACGATGGGTCCTTGGGCAACTGGACGAACTGTCTTTACACCGCAAGGTGGTATTACTGGCTTGAGACCGATCTGCGATCGGTATTCCATAACGCAGTTTAGCCCTGGGGAATGGAGGTCGCACAACCAGACCTTCTTCCAACAGTCGAACAAAATGATACACGATGCCCA ATTGTCAGCATATAATGGTAAGAATAGCATACAGCGGGTATTCAAAGAATCAGACGGTCAGCAACAGGAGAATAAAGAACGGTTGATGAAACGAGCCGGTGAGGTGTTTAAATGGAAAAGCGAATTGGAACGAGAACTGCAGTTGATGGCGGAGGAAATAGATCTACTGGAAGTGGAGTATCGACGAGTGAAAGCGTCTTTGTCAGTTTTGACTATTCCAGAATCGATTGCCGGGGAATTCCTTCAGCTAAGAGCGACGCGATTGGAGCCTGATCTTGTTCGTGACGATGTGGATGCAGAACTGATAAAA GAACTTGGCCTGTGCACTGAGATCAGGGAACTTCTGGGCAGAACTAAAGAACAGATCGAGAGGCAAGCCCTTGAACTCAAGGCTGCAAAGACACGAGTCGAGTTTGACTGGACCGATAAAAAAGATGCCTATGAAATAGACGCCCAATGCATAGGGCTGGCCAATGATTCTCCCTTGATTCTATGGAAAGCTGGTGCTGCAAGAATTCCAGGCGA GCAATCAACACCTGCTGGATACGAGCACATGACCCGTGAAGCCCTCGCCCAGGCTGAAACAACCCGGCAAAAATCAGCGACTCTGCGTTCAACGTTAGACTCAATTTATGTGAACTCAGTTCGTGATCTTCGCACTCAAGCTGATCGAGTCGACGCAGCCTTGGCCCAAAAAGTTACCGTAACTCAGCAATGCTGCGAACGGCTTGAAAAGGAATTGCTCAGG TGTCTTTATGAGATCTCTAAGGTCGAGGATTCTATCCAGAATCTAAAGGATTCCACCAGAAATCTTGACAATACATTAAAAGTTGCCCAGAGTCGTTTGGATAACAGATTACTTCGACGCAATGTTGAAAGTTGCCGCGATGTGCCACAATTTGG ATTAATCGAGGAGGTGAAAACGCTGGGGGAAAACATAACGATGATGAAGGGTCAGATAGAAAGAGCGGAACAATCGCAGATGGGATTAGTCAAAGCTCGCGGCGATTTGGAACGTGAGATAATTGTGAAAAGGAAATCACTCTACATGGATCGTGATCGAGGACAACTCTTGCGTTCTTTTTATCCTTCAGCGGTGGCTCTGTCAGGACATTCCTGA